The genomic stretch AATTTTCACTAGCCGGATCGTTCCAACTCATGGAACCCGAAATCGACATTGAAAAGGATGATTATCACAGTGAAACACAATTCATGACGAGATAATCGAAAGTTGAAAATTGAAAATAACGAAATGAAAGAACCTGTAATCTGTAACCAGCCAATTTGTAACTCGCCGAAGGCGAATCCCCGAGTATTAATGGCCATGAGCGGCGGAATTGATAGTACGGTAGCAGCCATGTTACTACAAGACCAAGGGTACGAGCTGGTAGGGGTTACTTATCGGGTATATGATCAGATCTCCCAGGCTTGCATGGAGAAAGAAAAAGGGTGTTGCAGCGTGAACGCCATTTTCGAGGCCAAACACATGGCCCTACAAATGGGATTCGAACATCATATTCTCGATATTCGTAAAGATTTTAATGATCTGGTGATCCGGAATTTCATCGATGAATACCTGCAAGGACATACGCCCAATCCTTGTGTACTCTGCAATTCCACGATCAAATGGGGGAAACTGATTGCCATGGCCGACGAGCTAGGATGTGATTATATTGCCACGGGACACTATGCCCGCATCGGTCAACAGGACGGACGCTATTTTCTGCGCAAAGGAGTAGACGAGACCAAAGACCAGACTTATTTTCTCTGGACGTTAACCCAGGAAAATCTTGCCCGCACGATCTTTCCTCTAGGGGAATTAACAAAACCCGAAGTACGACAAATCGCCCTGGAAAGAGGATACGAGAAACTCTCCAAGAAAAGCGAGAGCCAGGAAATTTGCTTTATCCCGGATAATGATTACCGTACCTTCCTTGCGGAGAACGTGGAAAACTTTGCAGAGCAATATGGTCCCGGGTTATTTGTTGACACTTCCGGCAAACGTCTGGGAGAACACCGGGGATTTCCCAACTACACGATCGGACAACGTAAAGGACTCGGTATCGCCCTGGGACATCCCATGTTCGTGGTCGACA from Butyricimonas virosa encodes the following:
- the mnmA gene encoding tRNA 2-thiouridine(34) synthase MnmA; the encoded protein is MKEPVICNQPICNSPKANPRVLMAMSGGIDSTVAAMLLQDQGYELVGVTYRVYDQISQACMEKEKGCCSVNAIFEAKHMALQMGFEHHILDIRKDFNDLVIRNFIDEYLQGHTPNPCVLCNSTIKWGKLIAMADELGCDYIATGHYARIGQQDGRYFLRKGVDETKDQTYFLWTLTQENLARTIFPLGELTKPEVRQIALERGYEKLSKKSESQEICFIPDNDYRTFLAENVENFAEQYGPGLFVDTSGKRLGEHRGFPNYTIGQRKGLGIALGHPMFVVDIRPGSNEVVLGTREELQGKTFRAKNVNLMKYASLPDGFEVNAKIRYRNRGAQASVYHENDLLRVEFHEGMDSITPGQSAVLYEGPDVVGGGIII